A part of Candidatus Delongbacteria bacterium genomic DNA contains:
- a CDS encoding MFS transporter has translation MSDSQSAQGTAVPGGQQASDNHDPLDPEKARGLRALKRVFALEYVLQGLANPFQGITYQPFFRHFTVDYGLSPAATQLYFSQSYLAWSFKPIIGFLIDAWGRTRVILLSLLTMAVAGYLLTPLVDLSAQLFFYFMFLLSVVLAATDVAVDRATVVAGEEEAQATGRSRASTVGLNQAICWTAIYGTGILAAVSGGWIADHVQFHWLMLGLAIVPLAVLAAVWFLPRDKAVPIPLGHSINNFWEGLNTGPVLWIIVFYFLFHFQPAMGALWTNYLLDSLHFTQTEAGIGDGASNLGLFLGVIIFAWLGVRWQDRMGLKNLFKIYILLSIVINLTQYLVVDPWFSRITGGLHTMLPFLPESSVRLGYMCVYNFVLATVTGLIRMSTFSLVGAVIPVAAAGSLFAGFMSVANLAYSFSYSSGAWLYDNGLALGFMRVIQESVFDLPARSGAPLSIQMLILIGSLAYLLSFFAAHMLPDLKRTVSGHVEDAGDIGAAQHRQLDANLRTVVNSLSLLSGLAGFLWGWKLLGLNPISAALMSFFLITFLRKLVLDSAWKRARNA, from the coding sequence CCGCCGTTCCAGGCGGACAACAAGCATCCGACAATCACGACCCCCTCGATCCGGAGAAAGCCCGCGGACTCAGGGCCCTGAAACGGGTATTCGCTCTCGAGTACGTGCTGCAGGGCCTGGCCAATCCCTTTCAGGGCATCACCTATCAGCCCTTCTTCCGGCACTTCACGGTGGACTATGGATTGAGTCCGGCGGCCACCCAGCTGTATTTCTCCCAGTCCTACCTGGCCTGGAGCTTCAAGCCGATCATTGGTTTCCTGATTGACGCCTGGGGTCGCACACGCGTGATCCTGCTCAGCCTGCTGACCATGGCCGTGGCCGGTTATCTGCTGACTCCCCTGGTGGACCTGAGCGCCCAGCTCTTCTTCTATTTCATGTTCCTGCTCTCTGTGGTGCTGGCCGCCACCGATGTGGCCGTGGACCGTGCCACCGTGGTGGCCGGCGAGGAAGAAGCCCAGGCCACCGGCCGCAGCCGCGCCTCGACCGTGGGTCTCAACCAGGCCATCTGCTGGACCGCGATCTACGGCACCGGGATTCTGGCCGCCGTGTCCGGTGGCTGGATCGCCGACCACGTGCAGTTCCACTGGCTGATGCTCGGGCTGGCGATCGTGCCCCTGGCCGTGCTCGCCGCGGTGTGGTTCCTGCCCAGAGACAAGGCGGTGCCGATTCCCCTGGGCCATTCGATCAACAACTTCTGGGAAGGGCTGAACACAGGGCCCGTGCTGTGGATCATCGTGTTCTATTTTCTCTTCCACTTCCAGCCGGCCATGGGTGCGCTCTGGACCAATTACCTGCTGGACTCCCTGCACTTCACGCAGACCGAAGCGGGCATCGGCGACGGGGCCAGCAATCTGGGGCTGTTCCTGGGTGTCATCATCTTCGCCTGGCTGGGTGTGCGCTGGCAGGACCGGATGGGGCTCAAGAACCTGTTCAAGATCTACATCCTGCTCAGCATCGTGATCAACCTGACCCAGTATCTGGTGGTGGACCCCTGGTTCAGCCGGATCACGGGCGGCCTGCATACCATGCTGCCCTTCCTGCCGGAAAGCAGCGTGCGCCTGGGCTACATGTGTGTCTACAATTTCGTGCTGGCCACGGTGACCGGCCTGATCCGGATGAGTACCTTCAGCCTGGTGGGTGCGGTGATCCCGGTTGCCGCGGCGGGCAGTCTTTTCGCCGGATTCATGAGCGTGGCCAATCTGGCCTATTCCTTCTCCTATTCCAGCGGCGCCTGGCTGTACGACAACGGGTTGGCGCTGGGTTTCATGCGTGTGATCCAGGAAAGTGTCTTTGACCTTCCGGCCCGATCAGGAGCCCCCCTGTCGATCCAGATGCTGATTCTGATCGGCTCGCTGGCCTACCTGCTCAGTTTCTTCGCGGCGCACATGTTGCCCGACCTGAAACGCACGGTCAGCGGACACGTGGAGGACGCCGGGGACATCGGAGCCGCACAGCACCGCCAGCTCGATGCCAACCTGCGCACCGTGGTGAATTCGCTGTCGCTGCTGTCCGGGCTGGCCGGCTTCCTCTGGGGCTGGAAACTGCTTGGTCTCAATCCCATTTCCGCAGCCCTGATGAGTTTCTTCCTGATCACCTTCCTGCGCAAGCTGGTGCTCGACTCGGCCTGGAAACGCGCCCGGAACGCCTGA
- a CDS encoding aminotransferase class I/II-fold pyridoxal phosphate-dependent enzyme, translating into MSISQLARSISAPPTLVMNEKARVLREAGQPLINLSSGEPMSKTPIDAVRAASAQLVSADIRYTPTDGTPALKRAILRYTEDNYGLVLAPENVVVSAGAKQSLAGILATLLDPQDEVVILAPYWVSYPELVKMYYAKPVIVHPEDGRFHPRMQEIMASVTGYTKALIVNSPNNPSGAVYSAEFIQELVEFCEKMGIWLIVDDIYHKLVFDGHPWTPANRFAKKSFDDGRMIIVNGVSKLYGMTGFRIGWSLLPRKVQDVMVNVQAQTASCASALSQAGAVGALNGLQGSIENLRLSLQNTSRVMNRELQAFKNVILQEPEGTFYCLADFSAYEKDSVKLAELLLDKVMVVTVPGVSFGAEGHLRLSTCGTVKQIMEGIARIKWVLDPDSPNEIFIGDRKLVRNW; encoded by the coding sequence ATGAGCATCAGTCAACTGGCGCGGAGCATTTCAGCTCCCCCGACCCTGGTCATGAATGAGAAAGCGCGCGTGCTGCGGGAAGCCGGCCAGCCCCTGATCAACCTCAGTTCGGGCGAACCCATGAGCAAGACGCCCATCGACGCCGTGCGCGCGGCGTCGGCCCAGCTGGTGTCCGCCGACATCCGCTACACCCCCACCGACGGGACTCCCGCGCTCAAGCGTGCGATCCTGCGCTACACCGAGGACAACTACGGCCTGGTGCTGGCCCCCGAGAACGTGGTGGTCAGCGCGGGTGCCAAGCAGAGTCTGGCCGGGATCCTGGCCACCCTGCTGGATCCCCAGGACGAAGTGGTGATTCTGGCCCCCTACTGGGTCAGCTATCCCGAGCTGGTGAAGATGTATTACGCCAAGCCGGTGATCGTGCATCCCGAGGACGGGCGCTTTCACCCGCGCATGCAGGAAATCATGGCCAGCGTCACGGGTTACACCAAGGCGCTGATCGTGAACAGCCCCAACAATCCCTCGGGGGCCGTCTACTCGGCGGAATTCATTCAGGAGCTGGTGGAGTTCTGCGAGAAGATGGGCATCTGGCTGATCGTGGACGACATCTACCACAAGCTGGTCTTCGACGGACATCCCTGGACGCCCGCCAACCGTTTCGCGAAGAAGAGCTTCGACGACGGTCGCATGATCATCGTGAACGGTGTGTCCAAGCTCTACGGCATGACCGGTTTCCGCATCGGCTGGAGCCTGCTGCCGCGCAAGGTCCAGGACGTGATGGTGAACGTGCAGGCCCAGACCGCGAGCTGCGCCTCGGCCCTCTCGCAGGCGGGAGCCGTGGGAGCTCTCAACGGTCTGCAGGGGTCCATCGAGAACCTGCGTCTCAGCCTGCAGAACACCTCGCGTGTGATGAACCGCGAGCTGCAGGCCTTCAAGAATGTGATCCTGCAGGAACCGGAAGGCACGTTCTATTGCCTGGCGGACTTCAGCGCCTACGAGAAGGATTCGGTGAAACTGGCCGAACTCCTGCTGGACAAGGTGATGGTGGTCACGGTCCCCGGCGTGAGCTTCGGTGCCGAAGGGCATCTGCGGCTTTCGACCTGTGGCACGGTGAAACAGATCATGGAAGGAATCGCACGCATCAAGTGGGTGCTGGATCCCGATTCCCCCAACGAGATCTTCATCGGCGACCGCAAGCTCGTGCGCAACTGGTAA